The following proteins come from a genomic window of Chloracidobacterium sp.:
- a CDS encoding glycosyltransferase family 39 protein codes for MTDSSAKVAAKSDTMRLSSNVTPAWTDEARRADGWAGFLLAGLAALFAFFVTRRIGAIPAPTATEGFLVHQALTGGLTLTRPALEWTLWAAMTAFGEGVAPARVYGVLLALTTLVAVYFIGRKLHSRAAGLLAVACLAGDPCFFNTLRTLRPETGAVACALLGFYFFLRAQATDRVGRKWLWGLLSGGLSLAAGWFDPVGWSVFPCAFGWAVIQRGDVLGSVSWRIYLVGVGLGLLPYAAWVGTHWTAYQRQTDLAAAVLYGRPTTGIWENFLNETSRYANWSGGLLLIPTPDSLSARLFQWMTLGALVYLLARTVRTVAHMVSHWQFVRELRRRFGGMPAPAELQELYVSGEVKLPKIGTLESWMFERGGLLRRLSIILQEIEKDTRPITHWLQALGAPSHPDWRIPRTGLLVVTLACVVSLALLDSYKSPASLPLPATWFALCVGVFAVDTLRWAADQRRRTVPRVLRGLAIGLAMLLLTGATLGSGVRAVWRFHRWTRTFTPAPYADLALVLRQVVPPGATVVGSDVHRFAFPRGTRYVTPLDDENFLALAAGGAEQVVIIVDDTPESQPLREVTSRHEWPLTAELSGTLYGTMRVYRLASAGSEKSPPARYYFMGSKNGYARRGYYSEQQRQEATLVWVAEPPELERLAKEQPRSDLRPPEVQRDSNQLALRIVTDVSNYTTRLRLPLPPLKPNVMYRLQTAVRVTQGGAVVGVRDRTGLWLNEPVALDESRNYVLIDIVFVTNERGDAELAIGNRRNQPAASAMYLGRVEVREIGAHP; via the coding sequence ATGACGGACAGTTCGGCCAAAGTCGCTGCAAAGAGCGACACTATGCGACTGTCGTCCAACGTCACGCCCGCCTGGACGGACGAGGCCCGGCGGGCGGACGGCTGGGCGGGGTTCTTACTGGCCGGACTGGCTGCGTTGTTTGCCTTTTTTGTGACGCGGCGCATCGGGGCGATTCCCGCGCCGACGGCGACCGAAGGCTTTCTCGTCCACCAAGCGCTAACGGGTGGACTAACCCTGACGCGCCCGGCGCTTGAGTGGACATTGTGGGCGGCGATGACCGCCTTTGGCGAAGGGGTTGCGCCGGCGCGTGTCTATGGGGTTCTGCTGGCGCTGACGACGCTGGTCGCTGTGTACTTCATTGGGCGCAAACTGCACAGTCGTGCGGCCGGCCTCCTCGCCGTCGCCTGTCTGGCCGGTGATCCCTGCTTTTTCAACACCTTGCGGACGTTACGCCCGGAAACTGGCGCGGTCGCCTGTGCGCTGTTGGGCTTTTATTTTTTTCTCCGCGCGCAGGCTACCGACCGCGTTGGGCGCAAGTGGTTGTGGGGACTATTGAGCGGCGGGTTGTCACTGGCCGCCGGATGGTTTGACCCGGTTGGCTGGAGCGTCTTTCCCTGTGCATTCGGTTGGGCTGTTATCCAGCGCGGCGATGTGCTGGGAAGCGTCTCTTGGCGCATTTACCTTGTCGGCGTCGGACTAGGGCTGCTGCCGTACGCAGCTTGGGTGGGTACGCATTGGACGGCTTACCAACGCCAAACTGATCTGGCGGCGGCGGTGCTGTACGGGCGTCCGACAACGGGGATATGGGAGAATTTTTTGAATGAAACCAGCCGATATGCGAACTGGTCTGGCGGCCTACTGCTAATTCCAACACCGGACAGCCTCAGTGCGCGGCTCTTTCAGTGGATGACGCTTGGTGCGCTAGTGTACCTGCTTGCCCGTACGGTTCGCACTGTTGCTCACATGGTGTCGCACTGGCAGTTCGTCCGCGAACTGCGGCGGCGGTTCGGCGGCATGCCTGCTCCGGCCGAACTACAGGAACTGTATGTCAGCGGCGAGGTCAAGCTGCCAAAGATTGGGACGCTGGAAAGCTGGATGTTTGAGCGCGGCGGACTGCTGCGCCGACTTTCCATCATTCTTCAGGAGATCGAAAAGGATACCAGACCAATCACGCACTGGCTTCAGGCGCTGGGTGCGCCGTCGCACCCGGACTGGCGCATTCCACGCACCGGCTTGCTGGTGGTGACGTTGGCCTGCGTGGTGAGTCTGGCGTTGTTGGACAGCTACAAGTCGCCGGCGTCGCTGCCGCTGCCGGCGACGTGGTTTGCGCTGTGCGTCGGGGTATTCGCTGTGGATACGCTCCGGTGGGCGGCCGACCAGCGGCGACGCACCGTCCCGCGCGTCTTACGCGGGCTGGCGATTGGTTTGGCGATGTTGTTGCTGACTGGCGCAACGCTGGGGTCCGGCGTACGCGCCGTCTGGCGTTTTCACCGTTGGACGCGCACCTTCACCCCTGCGCCTTACGCCGACCTAGCGTTGGTGCTGCGCCAGGTCGTCCCGCCCGGCGCGACCGTTGTCGGCAGTGATGTTCATCGGTTTGCTTTCCCACGTGGGACACGGTACGTCACACCGTTGGACGATGAGAACTTTCTAGCGCTCGCCGCCGGCGGAGCGGAACAGGTCGTCATCATTGTAGACGATACGCCGGAGTCCCAGCCGCTGCGCGAAGTCACGTCCCGCCATGAGTGGCCGCTGACAGCTGAGTTGTCAGGGACGCTCTACGGGACGATGCGTGTGTATCGGTTGGCGTCGGCCGGCAGTGAGAAGTCACCGCCGGCGCGGTACTACTTTATGGGGAGCAAAAACGGCTACGCCCGGCGCGGTTATTACAGTGAGCAACAGCGTCAGGAAGCGACGCTGGTATGGGTCGCCGAGCCGCCCGAATTGGAGCGGTTAGCCAAGGAACAGCCGCGCTCAGACCTGCGGCCGCCGGAGGTGCAACGGGACAGCAACCAGCTTGCCTTGCGGATTGTCACCGACGTATCGAACTACACGACGCGGCTGCGCCTGCCGTTGCCGCCCTTGAAGCCAAACGTGATGTACCGCCTACAAACGGCAGTGCGCGTCACGCAGGGCGGAGCGGTCGTCGGCGTACGTGATCGAACCGGACTCTGGCTCAATGAGCCGGTCGCGCTTGATGAGAGCCGAAATTACGTGCTGATAGATATTGTCTTTGTAACGAATGAGCGCGGCGACGCTGAACTTGCGATCGGCAACCGTCGGAATCAACCGGCGGCTTCGGCAATGTACCTCGGTCGAGTCGAAGTTCGGGAAATAGGCGCTCATCCGTAA